The Pseudomonas sp. B21-023 genomic interval GATCGGATCGCCGCCAGGGCTTCATTCCCCACTTTTGGTGTGCGCTGGCCTGGCACCTCCGCAGGAAGAGCCAGCGGCATCCTCTGCAACGGCTCACCTGCGACCAGGCGCCGAACGGCAATCGTGTAGTTGCGCTCGAACAGCTTGGCGCTCACATCGGTAGCCAGCTTGTTCAGGTTCTCGAAACCACTTTCCTTGGCGGCATGCCAGACCGCGTCATGGGTCCACTTGCCCTTCCCTGCCATGGCGGGATGCGCGTTACGGCAAGCCTCGCGGAAGGCAGCAGCCAGCGGGGGGAGGCCCAGCATTTCCGGCGAAGGCTGGCACCACTCGATGAATTTCCCAGGTGCCGGGATGAACTCGCGGCCGGATTGTCGGCAGCGCA includes:
- a CDS encoding replication protein P encodes the protein MNQVATVAHGLWAKVQAGQYVPSDYSLPADVKAELNRKTAAVINDLFRDLRTICSAWQRAWPDEATYKAAKQQWLTAFLEAGINTPEQLQFGLMRCRQSGREFIPAPGKFIEWCQPSPEMLGLPPLAAAFREACRNAHPAMAGKGKWTHDAVWHAAKESGFENLNKLATDVSAKLFERNYTIAVRRLVAGEPLQRMPLALPAEVPGQRTPKVGNEALAAIRSRMLGR